In one Lycium barbarum isolate Lr01 chromosome 7, ASM1917538v2, whole genome shotgun sequence genomic region, the following are encoded:
- the LOC132603333 gene encoding FCS-Like Zinc finger 14-like, whose translation MGEVKGNKKRLSINLSLFSLTDQSSSKSPKKFEDPNGDVVGLGIVAAMNKKSNSNCSSSRAAILAISPRSTTTNPIPIFTSNNSSPKKKKKSKRPSIEESEEYTCVISHVGSNLIKKREYFDGQFIGNNNSNAYQKAATASLNHGADTAMFMMADFLSSCFLCKKQLQGLDIFMYRGEKAFCSAECRCTQISIDEHKEKCGSGAMKSLSDYSASPCSGPMQFFTGVAVA comes from the exons ATGGGTGAAGTGAAGGGAAACAAGAAAAGACTATCTATAAATCTTTCCCTATTTTCCCTCACTGATCAAAGCAGCAGCAAATCTCCTAAGAAGTTTGAGGACCCAAATGGTGATGTTGTTGGTCTTGGAATTGTAGCAGCTATGAATAAGAAGAGTAATAGTAACTGTAGTAGTAGTAGAGCTGCAATTCTTGCTATATCACCAAGATCAACTACTACAAACCCCATCCCGATTTTCACATCTAATAATAGCAGTcctaagaagaaaaagaagagtaAGAGGCCTAGTATTGAAGAGTCTGAGGAGTATACTTGTGTGATATCTCATGTGGGTAGTAATTTGATTAAAAAAAGGGAATACTTTGATGGTCAATTCATTGGAAACAACAACTCTAATGCATACCAGAAAGCTGCTACTGCTTCTCTCAATCATGGTGCTGATACAGCAATGTTTATGATGGCTGATTTCTTGAGTTCTTGTTTCCTTTGCAAGAAGCAACTTCAAGGGTTGGACATTTTCATGTACAG AGGGGAGAAGGCATTTTGTAGTGCAGAGTGTCGTTGCACACAAATATCGATCGATGAACACAAAGAGAAATGTGGTTCTGGAGCCATGAAATCACTTAGCGACTACTCTGCTTCTCCTTGCTCGGGTCCAATGCAGTTTTTCACTGGCGTAGCCGTGGCATAA